A portion of the Daphnia magna isolate NIES linkage group LG4, ASM2063170v1.1, whole genome shotgun sequence genome contains these proteins:
- the LOC116934724 gene encoding UDP-GalNAc:beta-1,3-N-acetylgalactosaminyltransferase 1, whose translation MTSFRIPKMRLPVHLISKRKFHQRVAAVLILLTISGTTIFFTKSNEADQQHYQHSDSELLGKGKMPDKSRDEQDELAAQTSKTFVEKTKTKMNDTAVSLRNTAYPGVKIYTQYFRARSGLAPLNNVQSLKPEFGPVINDVLSFKYPITIPPCASVSGNQGVFIAVISAPKNFRRRDMIRRTWPVHLKSAYYDGLMSAAHLAFFVGLTEGNYAQAQIKEESEVHRDIIQVEMLDTYRNLSLKIAGLFNWVNSNCANVNFVFKVDDDVYVNVHNLAYFVQSYHNSKKSIFGHGWPIAFPDRGGKWKMAYTDWPWNQYPEYVNGPAYLLHGSAVLPLLAACQTTPMMPFEDIYITGLCAERASVKRRFSTGTTRFLSSPNMTSNACNVRNHIAWVTDNHLDSHILADDFYRNITQCVTQSNGIKRTRDYAEPVRFHFN comes from the exons ATGACAAGTTTTCGAATTCCAAAAATGCGACTGCCAGTGCACTTGATCTCGAAAAGGAAGTTTCATCAGCGGGTTGCAGCTGTGCTAATCTTGCTGACTATATCGGGGACAACTATCTTTTTCACGAAATCTAATG AGGCTGACCAACAGCATTATCAGCACTCAGATTCAGAATTACTGGGCAAAGGAAAGATGCCCGACAAAAGCCGGGATGAGCAAGACGAACTGGCTGCTCAAACGAGTAAAACATTTgttgaaaaaactaaaactaaaatgAATGACACGGCTGTTAGTTTACGCAACACCGCCTATCCAGGAGTAAAAATCTATACTCAATATTTCAGGGCCCGCTCAGGCCTGGCGCCGTTGAATAACGTGCAATCACTCAAGCCCGAATTCGGCCCGGTAATTAATGATGTGCTTTCTTTCAAATATCCTATCACCATTCCACCATGCGCCAGCGTTAGCGGCAATCAAGGTGTTTTCATAGCTGTCATATCGGCTCCTAAGAATTTCAGGAGACGGGACATGATTCGCCGGACGTGGCCAGTCCATTTGAAATCTGCATACTATGACGGCCTAATGAGTGCAGCACACTTGGCTTTCTTTGTGGGGCTAACGGAAGGCAATTACGCACAAGCCCAAATTAAGGAAGAAAGCGAAGTCCACAGAGACATCATCCAGGTGGAGATGCTGGATACCTACAGAAACTTGTCACTGAAAATTGCTGGCCTTTTCAACTGGGTGAATAGTAACTGCGCCAATGTCAACTTCGTTTTCAAGGTGGACGACGATGTGTACGTCAACGTACACAACTTAGCCTATTTCGTTCAATCCTATCATAATTCGAAGAAGAGTATATTTGGGCACGGCTGGCCCATAGCATTTCCTGATCGAG GCGGTAAATGGAAAATGGCGTATACTGACTGGCCGTGGAATCAGTATCCCGAATATGTCAACGGCCCAGCTTATTTACTGCACGGAAGTGCAGTCCTTCCGTTGTTGGCTGCCTGTCAGACAACGCCAATGATGCCGTTCGAGGACATCTACATAACCGGCTTGTGTGCGGAAAGAGCTAGCGTCAAGAGACGGTTTTCCACCGGCACAACCAG ATTCCTTTCTAGCCCCAATATGACGTCTAACGCATGCAACGTGCGCAATCATATTGCATGGGTGACGGACAATCATTTAGATTCCCATATCTTGGCTGACGACTTTTATCGCAATATTACGCAATGCGTTACCCAATCCAACGGAATCAAAAGGACACGTGACTACGCCGAACCCGTCCGGTTTCACTTTAATTAA
- the LOC116934725 gene encoding N-acetylneuraminate 9-O-acetyltransferase isoform X2 yields MAIVKLARLSHNELPVCKGNLLEQREYHYEGEKLGSFDSSRLMSKNGPCRLSKYTVERTCFDTIRENRPKKQLLHLVFIGDSRIRQQFFNFLRLIPDHDRKWQPSPIPPIYHGDIEVISDILSLKLSFQWRPLLDDTVIESIRHWSSPNDDTERPYLVFLSMVLWHIVRIHSQDEYNVYQHKLKVINPILGQLAKGSQVIWLNQYPMLTFYGGMPYGGVNDSDIILSEKAHRYNKDIRRIFGNHSSVRIWDSSNPLAEEYVRGCALFRRGHPGPPLFRDPDHSFIDCKDYIHTGYSALSLATQILFNDICNTQMENDL; encoded by the exons ATGGCGATTGTTAAACT GGCAAGACTGTCACACAACGAACTTCCTGTTTGCAAAGGAAATCTTCTGGAACAACGGGAATACCATTACGAAGGAGAAAAGCTAGGATCCTTTGATAGCAGTCGGTTAATGTCCAAAAATGGCCCCTGTCGACTTTCGAAGTACACGGTTGAACGCACCTGTTTTGACACTATAAGAGAAAATAgaccaaaaaaacaattgttaCACTTGGTATTCATCGGAGATTCGAGAATTCGCCAACAATTTTTCAACTTTCTCAGG TTAATTCCAGATCACGACAGGAAGTGGCAGCCGAGTCCAATTCCGCCTATATATCATGGTGATATTGAAGTTATTAGTGACATCCTTAGCTTAAAGCTATCATTCCAATGGCGGCCATTACTAGACGATACCGTTATAGAATCAATACGTCATTGGTCATCTCCTAATGACGATACCGAGCGACCCTATTTAGTTTTCCTGA gCATGGTTTTGTGGCACATAGTCCGCATTCACAGCCAAGATGAGTACAACGTTTACCAACATAAATTAAAGGTTATTAATCCAATACTCGGCCAGTTGGCAAAAGGCAGCCAAGTCATTTGGCTTAATCAATATCCAATGCTGACATTCTACGGAGGTATGCCGTATGGAGGAGTTAATGATTCGGACATTATTCTTTCAGAGAAGGCTCATCGGTACAACAAAGATATTCGGCGAATTTTTGG GAATCACAGCAGTGTACGCATATGGGATTCTAGCAATCCATTGGCCGAAGAATATGTTCGTGGTTGTGCTCTTTTTCGACGTGGCCATCCGGGGCCTCCTTTGTTCAGAGATCCAGATCATTCATTTATTGACTGCAAAGATTATATACACACAGGTTATTCGGCCCTCTCGCTAGCCACACAAATCTTGTTTAATGACATTTGTAATACTCAAATGGAAAATGACTTGTGA
- the LOC116934725 gene encoding uncharacterized protein LOC116934725 isoform X3: MELHRLVLLVGNAVCWLLVLSASARPNNERQLKTGGHQLEQTREMAIVKLARLSHNELPVCKGNLLEQREYHYEGEKLGSFDSSRLMSKNGPCRLSKYTVERTCFDTIRENRPKKQLLHLVFIGDSRIRQQFFNFLRLIPDHDRKWQPSPIPPIYHGDIEVISDILSLKLSFQWRPLLDDTVIESIRHWSSPNDDTERPYLVFLSMVLWHIVRIHSQDEYNVYQHKLKVINPILGQLAKGSQVIWLNQYPMLTFYGGMPYGGVNDSDIILSEKAHRYNKDIRRIFG, translated from the exons ATGGAACTTCATCGATTGGTTTTGCTTGTTGGCAATGCAGTTTGCTGGTTGCTGGTTTTATCGGCTAGCGCGCGCCCAAACAACGAAAGACAATTGAAAACAGGAGGACATCAACTTGAACAGACTCGAGAAATGGCGATTGTTAAACT GGCAAGACTGTCACACAACGAACTTCCTGTTTGCAAAGGAAATCTTCTGGAACAACGGGAATACCATTACGAAGGAGAAAAGCTAGGATCCTTTGATAGCAGTCGGTTAATGTCCAAAAATGGCCCCTGTCGACTTTCGAAGTACACGGTTGAACGCACCTGTTTTGACACTATAAGAGAAAATAgaccaaaaaaacaattgttaCACTTGGTATTCATCGGAGATTCGAGAATTCGCCAACAATTTTTCAACTTTCTCAGG TTAATTCCAGATCACGACAGGAAGTGGCAGCCGAGTCCAATTCCGCCTATATATCATGGTGATATTGAAGTTATTAGTGACATCCTTAGCTTAAAGCTATCATTCCAATGGCGGCCATTACTAGACGATACCGTTATAGAATCAATACGTCATTGGTCATCTCCTAATGACGATACCGAGCGACCCTATTTAGTTTTCCTGA gCATGGTTTTGTGGCACATAGTCCGCATTCACAGCCAAGATGAGTACAACGTTTACCAACATAAATTAAAGGTTATTAATCCAATACTCGGCCAGTTGGCAAAAGGCAGCCAAGTCATTTGGCTTAATCAATATCCAATGCTGACATTCTACGGAGGTATGCCGTATGGAGGAGTTAATGATTCGGACATTATTCTTTCAGAGAAGGCTCATCGGTACAACAAAGATATTCGGCGAATTTTTGGGTAA
- the LOC116934725 gene encoding N-acetylneuraminate 9-O-acetyltransferase isoform X1, which produces MELHRLVLLVGNAVCWLLVLSASARPNNERQLKTGGHQLEQTREMAIVKLARLSHNELPVCKGNLLEQREYHYEGEKLGSFDSSRLMSKNGPCRLSKYTVERTCFDTIRENRPKKQLLHLVFIGDSRIRQQFFNFLRLIPDHDRKWQPSPIPPIYHGDIEVISDILSLKLSFQWRPLLDDTVIESIRHWSSPNDDTERPYLVFLSMVLWHIVRIHSQDEYNVYQHKLKVINPILGQLAKGSQVIWLNQYPMLTFYGGMPYGGVNDSDIILSEKAHRYNKDIRRIFGNHSSVRIWDSSNPLAEEYVRGCALFRRGHPGPPLFRDPDHSFIDCKDYIHTGYSALSLATQILFNDICNTQMENDL; this is translated from the exons ATGGAACTTCATCGATTGGTTTTGCTTGTTGGCAATGCAGTTTGCTGGTTGCTGGTTTTATCGGCTAGCGCGCGCCCAAACAACGAAAGACAATTGAAAACAGGAGGACATCAACTTGAACAGACTCGAGAAATGGCGATTGTTAAACT GGCAAGACTGTCACACAACGAACTTCCTGTTTGCAAAGGAAATCTTCTGGAACAACGGGAATACCATTACGAAGGAGAAAAGCTAGGATCCTTTGATAGCAGTCGGTTAATGTCCAAAAATGGCCCCTGTCGACTTTCGAAGTACACGGTTGAACGCACCTGTTTTGACACTATAAGAGAAAATAgaccaaaaaaacaattgttaCACTTGGTATTCATCGGAGATTCGAGAATTCGCCAACAATTTTTCAACTTTCTCAGG TTAATTCCAGATCACGACAGGAAGTGGCAGCCGAGTCCAATTCCGCCTATATATCATGGTGATATTGAAGTTATTAGTGACATCCTTAGCTTAAAGCTATCATTCCAATGGCGGCCATTACTAGACGATACCGTTATAGAATCAATACGTCATTGGTCATCTCCTAATGACGATACCGAGCGACCCTATTTAGTTTTCCTGA gCATGGTTTTGTGGCACATAGTCCGCATTCACAGCCAAGATGAGTACAACGTTTACCAACATAAATTAAAGGTTATTAATCCAATACTCGGCCAGTTGGCAAAAGGCAGCCAAGTCATTTGGCTTAATCAATATCCAATGCTGACATTCTACGGAGGTATGCCGTATGGAGGAGTTAATGATTCGGACATTATTCTTTCAGAGAAGGCTCATCGGTACAACAAAGATATTCGGCGAATTTTTGG GAATCACAGCAGTGTACGCATATGGGATTCTAGCAATCCATTGGCCGAAGAATATGTTCGTGGTTGTGCTCTTTTTCGACGTGGCCATCCGGGGCCTCCTTTGTTCAGAGATCCAGATCATTCATTTATTGACTGCAAAGATTATATACACACAGGTTATTCGGCCCTCTCGCTAGCCACACAAATCTTGTTTAATGACATTTGTAATACTCAAATGGAAAATGACTTGTGA